From the genome of Nocardia mangyaensis:
CTGCCTTCGCGGGGTGGAGCCTGAACGCGAAAGGGGCCTCCCACCTGGGGAGATGCCTGGTAGCGCACGGCATTGTCCAGGAAATCGCGTAGGTCTGCCGCTCGCGCGGCTCGCCCCCGCCGGCGACATCGCCCAGCAGACTCCTCGCCGGAGCGGCGCTGGGGGTGGCAGCCCTCTGCGTCGCCAGGCAGTGGCTGACCAGGCCAGGCCGCGCCGACGGTCGAGCCAACTAGACGTAACCAGGTGAAACACGTAATCTCGAAGGATGCTCGGGCGACGAGGCGCGGGCGGTGACCCTACGAAACGAGTTTCCTCAATGACGCGGCATGTCGACGTACTGATCATCGGCGCAGGCCTGTCCGGAATCGGCACGGCCTGTCACCTCCTTCGCGAGCAGACCGGACGCAGCTACGCGATCCTGGAGCGCCGCGAGAACATCGGCGGCACCTGGGACCTGTTCAAGTACCCCGGCATCCGCTCCGACTCGGACATGCTCACCTTCGGCTTCGGGTTCCGGCCCTGGATCGGCACCAAGGTGCTCGCCGACGGCGCCAGCATCCGCCAGTACGTCGAAGACACCGCCAAGGAATACGGCGTCACCGACCACATCACCTTCGGCCGCAAGGTCGTGCAACTCGACTTCGACCGCGCCGCCGCGCAGTGGACTGTGCGGGCCCTGATCGAGGCCACCGGCGAGACCGAGACCTGGACCGCCAACTTCGTCGTCGGCGCCAGCGGCTACTACAACTATGACCAGGGCTACCAGCCCGATTTCCCCGGCCAGGAGAACTTCACGGGCCAGATCGTGCACCCGCAGCACTGGCCCGAGAACCTCGACTACCAGGGCAAGAAGGTCGTGGTCATCGGTTCCGGCGCCACCGCGATCACGCTGATCCCGTCGATGGCCGATGACGTCGAGCACATCACCATGCTGCAGCGCTCGCCCACCTACATCCAGGCACTGCCGTCCGACGATCCGGTCGCCATCGGTTTCAAGAAGACCCGCGTGCCCGACGCGATCGCCTACAAGATCGGCCGCGCCCGCAACATCGCCCTGCAGCGTGCCAGCTTCCAGCTCTCGCGCACCAACCCCGAGCTGGCCAAGAAGCTGATGCTGACCCAGGTGCGGCTGCAGGTCGGCAAGAACGTCGACATGCGCAACTTCACGCCCACCTACAACCCGTGGGATCAGCGGCTGTGCGTGGTGCCCAACGGCGACCTGTTCAAGGCCCTCAAGAGCGGCAAGGCCGACATCGTCACCGACCGCATCGCGAAGTTCACCGAGAAGGGCATCCTGACCGAGTCGGGCCAGGAGCTCGAGGCCGACATCATCGTCACCGCCACCGGCCTGAACGTGCAGATCCTGGGTGGCGCGAAGGTCACCATCGACGGTGAGCCGCTGAAGATCAACGAGACGGTCGCCTACAAGAGCGTGCTGTACTCCGACATCCCGAACTTCCTGATGATCATCGGCTACACCAACGCGTCCTGGACGCTCAAGGCCGACCTCGCCGCCGCCTACCTGTGCCGCGTTCTCAACATCATGCGCGACCGCGGCTACACCACCTTCGAGGTGCACGCCAACCCCGAGGACTACGCCGACGAGTCGCTGATGGGTGGCGCGCTCACCTCCGGCTACATCCAGCGCGGCGACGGCGAGATGCCCCGCCAGGGTGCCCGCGGCGCGTGGAAGCTCGTCAACAACTACTACCGGGACCGCACTCTCATGCACAAGGCACCCATCGAGGACGGTGTCCTGCAGTTCAGCAAGACCGGTACCGCCGTCGAACCGGGCGAGAAGGTCCTCGGCGCCTGACCGAGCACCGACCGAGGGCCCGGCTCACCAG
Proteins encoded in this window:
- a CDS encoding flavin-containing monooxygenase: MTRHVDVLIIGAGLSGIGTACHLLREQTGRSYAILERRENIGGTWDLFKYPGIRSDSDMLTFGFGFRPWIGTKVLADGASIRQYVEDTAKEYGVTDHITFGRKVVQLDFDRAAAQWTVRALIEATGETETWTANFVVGASGYYNYDQGYQPDFPGQENFTGQIVHPQHWPENLDYQGKKVVVIGSGATAITLIPSMADDVEHITMLQRSPTYIQALPSDDPVAIGFKKTRVPDAIAYKIGRARNIALQRASFQLSRTNPELAKKLMLTQVRLQVGKNVDMRNFTPTYNPWDQRLCVVPNGDLFKALKSGKADIVTDRIAKFTEKGILTESGQELEADIIVTATGLNVQILGGAKVTIDGEPLKINETVAYKSVLYSDIPNFLMIIGYTNASWTLKADLAAAYLCRVLNIMRDRGYTTFEVHANPEDYADESLMGGALTSGYIQRGDGEMPRQGARGAWKLVNNYYRDRTLMHKAPIEDGVLQFSKTGTAVEPGEKVLGA